The sequence below is a genomic window from Bremerella alba.
CTTGCCCTTCTTGCCACTGCCACCGGTAATGACGTCGGCCGCCGATTGGAAAAGTTCTTCCAGGCGGTTCTTCACCTCGTTGAAACGCTTTCCAGCGACTGGCTTGTCCTCTTTCGAGACCTTGCCGAGCCCCTTTTGGACTTCCTTGAGCTTGCCACTTTTGGCGCCCAGGTATTCGACACGGGTCTCTTCCAAGATCTCTTGGTCAACCGCGTTGATGGCGTCCTCGAAGCGTGTCGATGCGGTTTCGACCAGATCGTCCAACTGTTTGATGAAATCGTTGAGTGACATGATGCCTGTGAGTTTGGTGCGTTCATGAAACAAGCCGCCGAGTCATCCTCGGCGGCTTGTATTATTGCATCTGAGTTGGTTGCTGCCCATCCACAATGGGCTGGCACTTAGGCGGCCAGGGCAGCCTTGACTTCTTCAGCGATGGCATCGAATGCACCTGGGTCGTGGATTGCCATTTCCGACAATACCTTTCGATCCAAGTTGATACCGGCTTTCTTCAGGCCGTGAATGAATTCGCTGTAACGAATGCCACGTTCGCGAGCAGCCGCGTTAAGGCGGATGATCCAGAGCTTGCGAAATTCACGCTTGCGGACCTTACGGTCGCGATAGGCATAAACGCCAGCGCGGACGAGGGTTTCCTTGACGCTACGCAGCAGATTGCCACGACCACCACGATTACCCCGGGCCTTCTTAAAGAGGCGTTTCTTCGACTTATGGCGTGCCTTGCCGTAAGTTGTTCTCATCGTATTACCTGACTTTCGTCCACTGGGCCTCCATTTCCGTAAAAATGGATGTTTGTTGCCCGCGTACTGAAAAATGACACTTGAGGGTTGTTCACACGCTGTGAATCAGTTCAAGGTGTCGCCTGAATTAAAGGTCTAGTAGCTGTACTTGCCTAATGCTAAGCGTAGAGCCACCGATTCGGCTTCAGCCAAAACAGTAGTACCGCGGAGGTTTCGCTTCCGCTTGTGGCTCATACGGTTTGCCAAGTGGCTCGTACCGCACTGACGGTGCTTGATCTTGCCGTTTCCGGTAATGCGGAAACGCTTTTTGGTACCCTTATGGGTCTTCATCTTAGGCATGATGCCAATCCCCAATGAATATCTGGGACGTCATGTCCTTTAATGGACATTCTTCTGATACGTGGAAACCCAATATTCTAGAGCTTTCACCTCGTCAGCGGTAGGGGGACCAACAGGAATTTGGAAAACCGCTCGGCTCGTAATGCCATCGACGCAACTTATTGTCGCAATTGGTCTTACCTATACGGTTTTCAGCTCGAATCGACGACTGCAAGCTCGAAAATAGGCTCCGGCGTACTTAAAATAGTCATTACCCACTGAACGATTCCTTCGCAAACGGCCAGCATACGTTAATGGATGGTCCCCAGATTACTGCCTGGACGATACGTCTCGCCTTGCTTGCGCTTACGGCGAGTATCGTGCTGCGAATGGTTCGTCCCTGGGTGGCAGTGACCGTTGGGTGGCAAAGGGCAATTTGGACCACCGCATGTGGTTTGTTTCTGGCCCATATCGCCGCCGGCATGCATTATTATCATGACTGGAGTAACGCCCAGGCCTACGCCGACACGGCTCAACAAACGTTTGACAAGTTAGGCGTGCGGTTTGGTGGAGGGATCTACGTGAATCACTTGATGGCCATCTTGTGGAGTATGGACGTTGTGTGGTGGTGGATCGCTCCGAAAAGCTACGCCGGGCGGAGCCCTCGCTGGGAGCAGTGGTTGATTGGGTTTCTCCTGTTTATCGCCTTCAATGGCTTGATTGTGTTCAAGGAGGGGCCCCTGCGTATCGCCGGACTGATTGGGTTTTCCGTTTTGGGACTCATCTGGCTACTCGTAACTGTACTTCCCGCACCAAGGGCCAAACTGGCCGAGTCCCCAGATTAATCGCGAACGAATGCAGCAAGCCGATCAATCAACTTCCGACCCGCTCACCATTGCTTACCTCACCGCCGGGGGGGCTGGCATGTTTTGCGGTAGCTGCATGCGCGACAACACCGTCGCCAGGGCTATGCATCATTTAGGGCACGATGTTCATTTGCTGCCGATGTATACGCCCATTCGTGTCGACGAAGAGGACGTCAGCGAAAAGACACTCTTCTATGGCGGCATCAATGTGTATATGGAACAGAACGTGCCTGGGTATCGGTTTCTGCCGGACATGGTGACACGATGGCTCGACCAAGAGTGGATCATTCGTTGGGCCACGTCCCGCGGAATCGAGACAAGCGCGAAGCAGCTAGGCGGGCTAACCTTGTCGGTGCTCAAAGGGAAGGACGGCAACCAGCGCAAGGAAGCACAGCGTCTGGCAAAGTGGGTCGCCGAAGAACTTCGCCCGCAGGTGGTCAATTTCAGCAATATGATGATCGCTGGCACGGCGCCGCTGTTGAAAGAGAAAATCGATTGCCCGATACTCGTGACCCTGCAAGGGGACGACATCTTCATGGATGACTTGCCCGAGCCGTACCGATCGAAGTGCTTTGCCCAGATCCGCGAGTTGGCAACCCACGTCGACGGTTTCATCGTTTTCAGCAACTACTATGCGGACTATATGGCCGAGTATTTCGGCGTTCCGCGAGCGAAATTTCACCTGGTGCCGCTGGGAATCGATTTAAGCGATTTCCCTGAGAAGCTTGACCGGCAAACTGACGTCGAGCGTCCACCCACGATCGGCTACCTTGCGCGGATGGCTCCCGAGAAAGGCTTACACGTGCTGGTCGATGCGTTCATGCATTTACGGGCAATCCCTGGGATGGAAGACGCGCGGCTCAAGATCGCTGGCTGGGCCGGCAAGCAGCAGCAGCCTTACCTGGACCAGCAGTTCGCCAAGCTGCGTAGTGCGGGGCACTTTGATGGATGCGAGTACCTGGGAACGGTAGATCGGGCCGGCAAGCTGGCCTTTTTGCATTCGATCGACGTCTTATCAGTGCCGACGGTGTACCGCGAGCCGAAGGGGCTTTTCGTGCTCGAGGCCTGGTCGGCTGGCGTGCCGGTGGTGCAGCCAGAGCATGGAGCGTTTCCCGAATTGATTGCCGCAACCGGAGGTGGTCACTTGGTTCCGCCTGAAGACCCTATCGCACTCGCGGAAAAACTCGCCGAGGTGCTTGTCAGTCGAGAATCTTCCCGGGCGTTGGGAAAGGCCGCATCGGAAATGGTCCGCACAAAATTCGCCGCCCACGTCGCCGCGTCCGAGACGGTTGAGGTTTATCGCTCGATGCTTGCACGCAAGTCTCGCTGAGATCACCTAGCCTGCCAGGCTGCGGTCGAGCGTTTGTCAGGCAGCCTTTTTGTGGAGCGTTTCGGAGGTCACGTCGTCGACTGATATCGGTAGTAGTCGCGGCGGGGGCATCATTCCCTTTTCGACGTAAATCGAGCCGGTCTGCGACTTTTCCCACAGTGCGTTGTTACGGTCGAAGTCTTCCTGGTTGAAGAACTTCTCGTGCTCCATATGGAATAGGACCGCAGAATAGAGCGCGTTTTGACGCTTCACGCCGGTTCTCATCAGACGGGTTATAAACTCGCTGTCTTCACGCCAGAAGCCAACGAACTCTTCGTTCCAGCCATTGATCGCATCGACATCTTTTCGCCAGGTGGCGATGTTACAACCGCGGATTCCTCGCATGCCGTGGCTGCGAACGGCCAATCCTGGGATGTGGACTAGCAGGTGAAGCTTGGTGAGCCCACCGCTGAGCCAATACTTGAAAAGCTGCCAGCTATTCTCGTTCCCTTGAAAGGTATCGAACGCTTGGTAAGTGAGGAAGTTTCGGCGGCCTTGAGTGAAGTAGCCCGGCTTGGCCAGCTTTTGATGGTCGGCCACAAACATCGGGCCAGGGATGCAATCTCCATCGGTATAGATCAGGTATTCGCCGGTGCATAGCCGCGTTGCCGCATTGCGGGCCTTGCAGAGCTGCGGCATTCCGCCAAAGGGGTGCCAGGCATGCACGATCGGGAAGTCGGCCTCTTGCTGGTACTTTCGGATCACATCCGGCGTATCATCCGTAGAGCCATCGTCGGCAATGACGACCTGGTGAGGCTTGACGGTTTGATGGAGGTAGCCGTGCAGAACCTTATCCAGGTAGGACGACCGATTGTGGGTGGTGACGATGATCGACGATTTCATGGGTTTGCCTTCCGGGGTGGCGCAGCGCAGCATCCTTGCGAGCAGCGACGCAGAACATTACCAGGGGGAAAACAAAATCAGCAAGAGCATTTAGCCGCTTCGGCAGCAGCAAGGCGAGAAAGTCTCGGCGCATAAAAAAAGGCTACTTCGCGTCCGAAGTAGCCTTTGCGTCGATTAAATAGCCTGCTAGCCCGCTTTAGGGGAAACGGTTGCCATGATCCGGCGTCCCATTTGTTTGGGAGGTGACTCAAGCTTACCGGCTTCTGCGACGAGAAGTTCGATAACTTGGGCCATCACGCGATGCCCCTCTTCAACGTGGGCCATTTCGCGACCCTTGAACTGGATCGAGACCTGGACTTTGTCTTTGTGCTGCAAAAAGGTAATCGCTTGCTTGACCTTGAATTCGATATCATGGTCACCAGTCTTGGGACGCAGACGGATTTCTTTCGTCTTGGTATGGTGCGACTGGTTTTTGTGCTGCTTCTTGCTTTGCTGATACTTGAACTTGCCGTAATCCATGATGCGACACACTGGCGGTTTTGCGCCAGGGGCAACTTCGACAAGGTCCAAACCACCTTCTCGAGCAATGGACAAGGCTTCGTCAGTAGGCAGAACGCCTAACTGTTCCCCGTCAGCAGAAATGACTCGAATTGGTGAGATTCTAATGCGATCGTTGATTCGAGTCTGGTCGCGATTCTGATCGCGGTCTCGATCGCGAGACGAATTTCGCAGGGCGATGGCTAGTGATCCTTTTAAACTAGGAAACGGGTAGAGCTAATATTATCGACTTTGTGGACAACCCGTAAAATCGTACCACATTGAAAACATTCTATCGTCAAGTTTCCGCTGCGTTAACGCACGAAAATAGGAATCGGTGAATTTTGCCACCTTTCCGGGTGGTAATGGCGGTTCTTGTTCCCTTTGTTGCGGTAAGAACCTACCGGCAGGCTGGACTCTTTCGGCCTGCCATAGATCCACGCACCCCTGTTCAGGGGGTGCGTGGTCGGTTTATTATTGCTGTTAATAGCCTTCGCTGGTGGTAGCAGTGCCGGAAGTGCCCAGGCCGGCCGAGCCTTTGAAGACTTGGCGAACCACGCGATTAGCGACTTCTTCCTTAAGCTTGTCGATCGCTTGCTGGATCTTCATCGACCCCAGGTCGCCGTCGATGCGGTCGCGTACCGAGACGGCTTCTTCATCCATCTCGCGACCCCCGATGATGAACATGTAAGGGATCAATTCCAACTGGGCGGCGCGGATCTTGGCACCGATCTTTTCAGGTCGGTAGTCGCCACTGACGCGGAAGCCGGCGGTTTGAAGCTCTTTTTCGACCTTCAACGCGTACTCGTCGAACTTCTGACTGACGGTCAAGATACGAATTTGTTCCGGAGCCAGCCATAGCGGAAATGCTCCGGCGAAGTGTTCGATCAGCACGCCCATGAAGCGTTCCAACGACCCAAACGGGGCGCGGTGGATCATGACCGGTCGGTGTGGCTGGTTGTCTTTTCCGATGTATTCCAGGTCGAATCGTTCCGCACTGGGAAGATTGTAGTCGAGCTGAACGGTCCCCAGTTGCCATTCTCGGCCTAGACAGTCGTTAACCACGAAGTCGGCCTTGGGACCGTAAAACGCGGCTTCGCCCGCTTCGGCAGTTGCGGTGATGCCCATGTTTTTACAGACCCGCACCAACGCTTCTTCGGCCTGATCCCAGACTGCTTCCTTGCCGACGTACTTGCCGCTGTCTGGGTCGCGAAAGCCCAGTCGTACGCGGTAGTCGGTCAGCCCCAAGCTGCTCAGCACGTACTGAGTCATCTGGATGCACTTACGGAACTCGTCTTCGACTTGCTCGTCGGTGCAGAAGATGTGCGCATCGTCTTGGGTAAACCCACGCACGCGAGTCATGCCGTTCAATTCGCCCGATTGCTCGTAGCGGTAGACGGTTCCGAATTCGGACAAGCGATACGGCAATTCACGATAACTGCGTGGCCGTGACTTATAGATCATGATGTGATGCGGGCAATTCATCGGCTTGAGGAGGTATTCCTCGTCGTCGGCCTGATGAATGGGGGCGAACTGGCTGTCCTTGTAGAAAGGATAGTGCCCCGAGATCTTGTACAGGTCGACCTTGCCGATGTTGGGGGTGACGACCGGAAGGTACTCGAATTTCTTGAGCTGTTCTCCCACGAACTCGGTCAGCAAGTTGCGAATGATGGTTCCTTTGGGCGACCAGAGGATAAGCCCCTGCCCTACCAGCGGATTGATCGAGAACAAATCCAACTGCCGACCCAGCACGCGGTGGTCGCGGCGTTTGGCTTCTTCGATCTTGGTCAGGTGGGCTTCCAGGTCGTCCTTGTTAAAGAAAGCAGTCGCATATAGCCGCTGCAACTGGCGATTGTCGGAATCCCCTTTCCAGTAAGCGCCGGCGACCGAGAGGATTTTGTACGCGCCGATCGCTTTAGGCCGAGGAATATGGGGGCCGCGGCAAAGGTCGACGAATTCGCCTTGCTGGTAGAACGACATCGACGCGTGGTCTTTGAGCCCGGTCTCGATGTGTTCGATCTTGTACACCTGGCCCAGGTCTTTGACGACCTGCAGCGATTCATCTCGATCGCGTTCGATGCGCTCGAACGGTTCGTCTTGCTTGATGATCTTCTTCATCTCGGCTTCGATTGCCGGGAAGTCTTCTTCGGAAAGCTTGTGCTCGAGATCGAAGTCGTAATAGAAGCCCCCCTCGATGGTCGGGCCGAACGCCAGTTGCACTCCGTCGTACAGCCGCATGACAGCCCGGGCCATGATGTGGGCACAGCTATGCCGCATGACCCCCAAGGCCTCTTCGTCCTTCTTGGTCAACAGGCGAAGATTGACGCTACCTTCGTCCGGCAGCTTGGTATCAAAGCCAACGACGTTGCCGTCGATCTCGCCCGCCAAGGTAGCCTTGGCCAAGCCAGGCCCAATATCGGCGGCAACCTCCATCGGGGTCACGGCGTGATCGAATTCTTTCTTAGATCCGTCGGGAAGAATGACTTCGAGCATGTTATGTTCGATTTCTTATCCTAAAGGCGATTTCCAGGCTCACGTGGACATCGAAACAAAGGATGTCGCTAAAACCGCGAGGATGGATCAGGCAGGCAATGTCGTCGTTGCGATTGCCCACTGTGGTGAACCTTCTGCCGGCTGCAGGGCTCTCTGCATTTACGGTCAGAGACGGCCCTTCAACGAAACAGGTTCACCGCAAGAAGCGTATAGATTGCCTGAAGTTACGTTCTAGGAAAAGTCCAGGTTCTCATTCGACGAGAGAATTGCTCCCATCTGTTGAGCAACCAGCCAGCTTGAGTGGGGGCATAATCGCAATTTTC
It includes:
- the rplT gene encoding 50S ribosomal protein L20, with the protein product MRTTYGKARHKSKKRLFKKARGNRGGRGNLLRSVKETLVRAGVYAYRDRKVRKREFRKLWIIRLNAAARERGIRYSEFIHGLKKAGINLDRKVLSEMAIHDPGAFDAIAEEVKAALAA
- the rpmI gene encoding 50S ribosomal protein L35, whose amino-acid sequence is MMPKMKTHKGTKKRFRITGNGKIKHRQCGTSHLANRMSHKRKRNLRGTTVLAEAESVALRLALGKYSY
- a CDS encoding glycosyltransferase family 4 protein — encoded protein: MQQADQSTSDPLTIAYLTAGGAGMFCGSCMRDNTVARAMHHLGHDVHLLPMYTPIRVDEEDVSEKTLFYGGINVYMEQNVPGYRFLPDMVTRWLDQEWIIRWATSRGIETSAKQLGGLTLSVLKGKDGNQRKEAQRLAKWVAEELRPQVVNFSNMMIAGTAPLLKEKIDCPILVTLQGDDIFMDDLPEPYRSKCFAQIRELATHVDGFIVFSNYYADYMAEYFGVPRAKFHLVPLGIDLSDFPEKLDRQTDVERPPTIGYLARMAPEKGLHVLVDAFMHLRAIPGMEDARLKIAGWAGKQQQPYLDQQFAKLRSAGHFDGCEYLGTVDRAGKLAFLHSIDVLSVPTVYREPKGLFVLEAWSAGVPVVQPEHGAFPELIAATGGGHLVPPEDPIALAEKLAEVLVSRESSRALGKAASEMVRTKFAAHVAASETVEVYRSMLARKSR
- a CDS encoding glycosyltransferase is translated as MKSSIIVTTHNRSSYLDKVLHGYLHQTVKPHQVVIADDGSTDDTPDVIRKYQQEADFPIVHAWHPFGGMPQLCKARNAATRLCTGEYLIYTDGDCIPGPMFVADHQKLAKPGYFTQGRRNFLTYQAFDTFQGNENSWQLFKYWLSGGLTKLHLLVHIPGLAVRSHGMRGIRGCNIATWRKDVDAINGWNEEFVGFWREDSEFITRLMRTGVKRQNALYSAVLFHMEHEKFFNQEDFDRNNALWEKSQTGSIYVEKGMMPPPRLLPISVDDVTSETLHKKAA
- the infC gene encoding translation initiation factor IF-3, whose protein sequence is MALRNSSRDRDRDQNRDQTRINDRIRISPIRVISADGEQLGVLPTDEALSIAREGGLDLVEVAPGAKPPVCRIMDYGKFKYQQSKKQHKNQSHHTKTKEIRLRPKTGDHDIEFKVKQAITFLQHKDKVQVSIQFKGREMAHVEEGHRVMAQVIELLVAEAGKLESPPKQMGRRIMATVSPKAG
- the thrS gene encoding threonine--tRNA ligase, coding for MLEVILPDGSKKEFDHAVTPMEVAADIGPGLAKATLAGEIDGNVVGFDTKLPDEGSVNLRLLTKKDEEALGVMRHSCAHIMARAVMRLYDGVQLAFGPTIEGGFYYDFDLEHKLSEEDFPAIEAEMKKIIKQDEPFERIERDRDESLQVVKDLGQVYKIEHIETGLKDHASMSFYQQGEFVDLCRGPHIPRPKAIGAYKILSVAGAYWKGDSDNRQLQRLYATAFFNKDDLEAHLTKIEEAKRRDHRVLGRQLDLFSINPLVGQGLILWSPKGTIIRNLLTEFVGEQLKKFEYLPVVTPNIGKVDLYKISGHYPFYKDSQFAPIHQADDEEYLLKPMNCPHHIMIYKSRPRSYRELPYRLSEFGTVYRYEQSGELNGMTRVRGFTQDDAHIFCTDEQVEDEFRKCIQMTQYVLSSLGLTDYRVRLGFRDPDSGKYVGKEAVWDQAEEALVRVCKNMGITATAEAGEAAFYGPKADFVVNDCLGREWQLGTVQLDYNLPSAERFDLEYIGKDNQPHRPVMIHRAPFGSLERFMGVLIEHFAGAFPLWLAPEQIRILTVSQKFDEYALKVEKELQTAGFRVSGDYRPEKIGAKIRAAQLELIPYMFIIGGREMDEEAVSVRDRIDGDLGSMKIQQAIDKLKEEVANRVVRQVFKGSAGLGTSGTATTSEGY